caaccgcttcaaagatggtgagtcaaaccagaagatctactgcagatgcacctcagttccctcacatggtagttggtctagcaacgggtcaaaggggccctgagaatccgacacaagatcaagttcaagctcaagaccagagtgttccaattgcagaacggggctgtgccgttcactgtgtatatgctcctgaggaactccaagtcctggcagaatggagattcgacctcgacaacctggctacaaatgggtatgatcttcgtcctgaagtccaagctcaaggttggggaaattacttcaacagacttcgaggaccggtgtatgatagattagtcaaggaattctggaagcacgccgactgcgatgatactcaggtggtatctcacattctcggaagaaagatcatcatcacagagaagtctttcgtgaatttgctgggtgcagacactgcttatgggtatcgtttccaactcacggaatcgaacttgaaacccagcaccaaggatacaatcaaccaggccctgtacaccactttcaaaccgggcaagacgagttacaaggtgatggaccttcatcccaagctcaggatctggcacaagatcctgctccactgcataaaccagagaccgaagggcagttctccagactacatcaacttcaaccagaaggtgatgttgttcttcatccaagaccagaagaagatctgccttccctacttcctgttctcctacttgaaggaatgcatccggaagtctcgcaccactgcctccatcaagtcagcaatcaaatatatcccctttgggagactgctctcagactttctcattgaaagcaacctggtgcaagatctggtcaatgctggatgtgtagaggatctgagcaccatggtcagtgatgtcttcactgcaaattctctgaagaagatgggtttggtccagaagaagattgctcctgctcatgaagacacatcttctgagatcagaagcagaaggatgcctctcactgactaccctctgtggacacaagcagacaatcctgacgccatcaggtgctatgttgaagacctcagggctcaaggattcgaaattgatcttgatgatttcgtcagcagactaccgccagctccagagtttccttctcctcccaagaagaaagttcagaggaagatggttctggaagaatcctctgaggaatcagatgtccctctgatcaaatcgaagaagagaaagcctgatgatggtgatgatagtgacaatgaggatggtcctcctaagaagaagaagaagaagcaggtcagaatcgtggtgaagcctactcgggtggaaccagctgctgaagtggtcagaaggactgaacctcctgccagagtgactagatcatcagcacattcaagtgagcctgcacttgcttctgatgatgatttgaatttatttgatgcactccctatatctgccatactcaaacactcctcaaatcccctcactcctattcctgaatcccaaccagctgctcaaaccacctctccaccactttccccaagatcttctttctttcaaccttcccctactgaagcacctctctggaatttgcttcagaaccaaccctctaggtcagaagaaccaacctctctcattaccatcccgtacgacccattatcttctgaacccatcatccatggacaaccagagcccaaccaaacagaaccacaacccagaacgtctgatcactctgttcccagagcatcagcacgtcctgctgccagaaccacggatacagattcttccacagcctatacacctgtatccttcccaactaatgttgctgattcttctccctccaataactctgaatccattagaaaattcatggaggtcagaaaagaaaaggtgtctaccttagaggaatattacctcacatgtccaagccctaggagatatcctggccctagacctgaacgtctagttgacccagatgaacctatcttggccaatcctttacaagaggcagaccctttggctcaccaagctcaccctgtccctgaccaacaagagcctattcaaccagaacctgaacccgaacaatcagtgtctaaccaatcctcggttagatcaccccatcctctggttgaaacttcagaccctcaccttggaacctctgaacccaatactcaaatgattaacattggttctccacaaggtgcctctgaagctcatagcagcaatcacccagcctctcctgaaaccaacctctccataattccttatactcacctccaacccacatctctctcggagtgcatcaatattttctatcatgaagcctctttgaggctccgcaatgtgcacggtcagactgacctcagtgagaatgctgaacgtgtggctgatgagtggaacaatctgggcacttggctggtggctcaagttccaattatgatgcagctcctgcatgcagagggaagtcagaggattgaggctgccaagcaaaggtttgctcgaagggtggctcttcatgaacaagaacagagaaataagcttcttgaagctattgaagaagccaagagaaagaaggctcaagcagaagaagctgcacgtcaagcaacagctcaagctgaacaagccagactagaggcagagcgacttgaagctgaggctgaagctcttagatgccaagcacttgcaccagttgtgtttactcctgctgcttctgcttccattccagattctcaagctgctcagaatgttccttccggttctgctcagtcaagctcatccagactcgacatcatggaacagcgtcttgacattcatgaatccatgctgattgagatgaagcacatgatgatggaacttctgcgacgaactgacaaaccttagttttaggatctcttcgcttttctttttctttaacgttgttttatttttgttaacttctgtttctttttatttaattattctactttgttcgtttgtggttatctatgcatatctatatatatatttttgtcacatatgtttgcaaaactctttttattcataatctctttatgtttacatcatacattctttccctaaagtctagaatggaggatccctcctcattcttctgcactcctggcgctgctctgacctatccttctccagacgctccagtgcatgctggatgttgttgagcctgtcttttagctcatccctctccagaatctcttctgcagtcttgagcttctcttccaagatctctttttcttccagcagcttgagttcaagccggctgagttcttgcacctcctccacgaaagcaagaaattccctcaggtctctcttcaactctggatgcaggtcctcctccagcagtgtccgtgtcagctccgcgatggtcgttgtaccctctggatgcctgatgttcaggaacaagtcctcctcaaaggccttcttcctcagctcttctagtactacgatgtatgatgccattttcttactgaaaattgttcgaggtgtgaagcttacctttctctccaacgctttatataggcttcactttctctctgaaagttaatgctcctgcagtttctcgaggttaagttcttggtaactgacccttctctttactcacttgaccggtggtaaacgttcttctcttgcattaactcttctatttatttcgcctaactctgattcttgcatcgttttcattttctttaaacttggaccttctctaagggggagtaccttgtacttcaagctaagtttttcacaccccaagctttttgcttatgacaaaaagggggagtaaacccagtttttgatgtgtaagatgtgttagtgtgatttatttttcttttggagattttaagagttccaccttcatgaccatagatgtgtcactgggcaaatacaaggaatacatttcacttcttctgaagtgattataagttgactctgatacccaagactctgataccttgtccatgactctgatcacttatgcgctctgattactcgattttcatctatgtcataagtttttcactctgaactcttatattatttagctcagaatctagactttactaacgttttcatcaagtattagattctgggggagctaagctcagaatcaagcagtgacttgaattcaaaatgagcaagataaactattcatatcaggataagtcttattctatatctctaaactctgagtgaattcagtttaatgtttaagaattgttcatcaaaaatcttagttttgtcatcatcaaaaagggggagattgtaagatcaagttttgatctagtagtacaactctatgttttgatgattacaagttaaccttttgatatgaacaattgtggtactctaacgtctTTTTCtaagtgtgctatttgcaggttctgacctcaactcaatctcacacaaatcagaagcactgtgtataaagagtgacccaagcaacgctttcgcattcaccatgttcagtatgaacagtggaaaagcttcagaagttctgaagttatacaaactctgatgtggactcagtcactagaagctctgaagatccagaagttctgataaccaagaaacactgaaggttcagatgttctgatggtgtagaagactctgaagatccagaagctgaataatggaaactctgaagtccagaagcaagaaactctgaaggccatgttcttccctctgagttcagaatcagaagatacaatggtcagaggatctgtgctttccctctgactctgatcaaccggcttcacaagttccaatatgaagcattcccctgatcagaagtctcctaggtttaaaggtcgcgtcgctatccaagtacaaaagctactgtaccttcctgacgacctacctaacgttctcagccacagcagaagctggattttccagaactgccctccaacggtagcatttcccatgcatcgctcaaccctaatccttggagtatttaaagaggctgaagactgaaagaaacggcgagaagcattcacatacgcaagacatattcaaaatcttctaagttttctttcatctgaaattcattgagtttactattagctttttagaagcaaatctcttgtaaacaattctttgataaacagtttgtttagttcctttaggagatcaaggttgatcggatcctagagaagactaagagagtgaatcttagtgtgagctaagtcagtgtaattgttagtcacttgtaggtttcaagtgcagttgtaactcttacttgattagtggattgccttcattctaagaaggaagaaatcaccttaacgggtggactggagtagcttgagtgatttatcaagtgaaccaggataaaatccctgtgtgcttttctatctcttatctttagcacttaagttctcgaaagatttgtcaaaatctttaaggtggaagttttatactgaaaacgttattcaaaccccccctttctaccgtttttcataccttcacacaGCTGAAAAATGCTAAGTCTAACCCATGGAGATGTCATTACTGTGGAAGAAATGGCCACATAAAACCTTATTGTTTCAAACtctatggttatcctcagagaTAGAATGTGGTGAAGGGTTCAAAGGTGAAACAGATCAAGAAGACTTGGAAACCCAAAGACCAAGTGACGTGCCTCATAGCTCACATATCTTTCAGAGCTtcatcaagtgaagactggTACTTTGACAGTGGCTGTTCAAGACATATGACTGGAAACAAGGAATATCTTGAAAATCTCAAAGGATACGCCAGCTATTTTGTcacctttggagatggagcaaaaggaaagatcaagggaatAGGAAAACTGGTAAATCCTAGATCTCCAGATCTGGATGATGTGTTGCTTGTTAAAGGATTGACTGCAAATCttatcagcataagtcaactctGTGATCAAGGTCTTGATGTCTTATTCAGTAAGGCAGCGTGTGTTGTTACAACCAATGATCATAAAGTAATGATGCAAGGAATCAGATCCAAAGACAACTGCTACATGTGGGTATCACCAGAGAAGGCACAAGTTTCTAGATGCTTGATATCAAAAGTTGATGAGCTGAATCTGTGGCACCAGAGATTGGGTCATATCAATCTGAAGAGCATGCAGAAGATCATTACTGAAGAAGCCATTCGTGGTTTTCCAAAGTTAAAAATTGGTGAGGGAGGAATATGTGATgaatgcaagattggaaagcAAACCAAGATGTCCCATGCAAAGCATCCAACCACGACAAAGGTCCTTGAACTGCTCCACATGGATCTAATGGGACCCATGCAAGTTGAAAGTTTGGGAggtaaaaaatatgtttttgtgtgtgttgatgatttttccaggtACACTTGGATTGATTTCATGAGAGAAAAATCTGAGACGTTTGAGATTTTCAAGAGACTTTGCCTGAAGCTCCAAACTGAGAAAAGAAGTGCTATagtgagaatcagaagtgatcatggaagagagtttgagaactcaAAATTCTCTGATTTCTGCAGCTCAGAAGGAATAAGTCACGAGTTTTATGCTCCCATCACTCCTCAGCAGAATGgtattgttgaaaggaaaaatagaactcttcaagaatcCACCAGGGTGATGCTTCATGCAAGAAAGATTCCAAAGAAATTATGGGCTGAAGCAATGAGTACTGCATGCTATGTTCACAACAGAGTAACTATTAGAGCAGGAACTTCATCTACTCAGTATGAAATCTGGAAAGGAAGAAAGCCtactgtgaaacattttcattttttcgggagtaaatgttatattctgacTGATCGTGAACCAAGAAGGAAGCTTGATCTCAAGAGTGATGAAGGCATCTTTATGGGTTACTCAACAAACAGTAAGGCTTATAGGGTGTATAACTCTCGTACAGAGGCTATGATGGAATATGTCAATGTTATTATAGATGATGTACTAAGTAAAGCGTCTGAGACAAATGCGAGTGAAGATGATGATACTGATGTCCCAGCCGATGTCCCAACGATTGACCTCGACAATGAGTTTGTGACTAGTGCAGATGAACAAAAAGGAAGAATGATTGAGTCAAATAAAGCCCCATCCatcagaattcaaaagaatcaccctcaagaaaacattattggtgaTCCTAAGGAAGGAGTAACTACCAGATCTAAAAGCTTCATTGCTCATGGCTGCTTCATCTCTAAAATAGAACCCAAAAATGTCAAGGAAGCACtgactgatgaatactggataaatgcaatGCAGGAAGAGCATGATCAGTTCAGGAGGAATGAAGTTTGGGATCTCATCTCACGCCCTGAAGGAGTGAacatcattggtactaaatggaTTTTCAAGAATAAGTCAGATGAGAATAGAGtagtcactagaaacaaagcgagattggttgctcaaggctacactcagatagaaggagtggattttgatgaaacctttgctccagtggctagactggaatctataaggcTATTACTAGGAGTTGCATGCTTGTTAAAGTTTAGACTCTATCAAATGGATGTAAatagtgcttttctgaatgggtacttgagtgaagaagtttatgttgaacaacccAAAGGATTCATAGATcctcatcatccagatcatgtgtacaagctGAAGAAGGCTCTGTATGGATTGAAACAGGCTCCAAGGGCATGGTATGAAAGACTCACTGAATTTCTTGTCAGCAATGGCTATTGCAAGGGAGGTATAGACAAGACCCTGTTTGTAAAGAATGACAAAGGCAAGCTCATGATGGCACATatatatgtggatgatatagTGTTTGGTGGAATGTCGAAcacgatggtggagcattttgttcaacaaatgaaatctgaatttgaaatgagtatggtaGGTGAGTTGAATTACTTTTTGGGTCTGCAGATTAAGCAGATGGAAGACTCTTTGTTCATTTCACAAATCAAGTATGCTAGAGGTATTGTCAAGAAGTTTGGGCtagaaaaggctggtcacaaaaGGACTCCTGCTGCGACACATATCAAGTTAACTAAGGATGAACAAGGAGAAGACgttgatcaaagcttatatagGAGTATGATTGGTAGTCTTTTATATCTTACTACTAGCAGGCCAAACATCACCTTTGCTGTAGGTGCttgtgctagatatcaagctgctccaaagaTTAGTCATCTTTTGCAAGTGAAGAGAATAATCAAATACGTTAATGGTACATGTgattatggtattctctatacacatgatacaaattctacTCTTGTtgggtattgtgatgcagattgggcaggaagtgctgatgataggaaAAACACATCTGGAGGTTGCTTCTACTTGGGGAATAACTTGATCTCTTGGTTCAGTAAGAAGCAAAATTGTGTCTCTTTGtcaactgctgaagctgaatatattgCTGCTGGGAGTAGCTGCACTCAACTCATATGGATGAAACAAATGCTAAAGGTGTATGAAGTCGAGCAGGATGTtatgacattgtattgtgacAACCTTAGTGCTATTAATATCTCCAAAAATCCTATTCAACATAGCAGAACCAAGCACATTGATATCAGACACCACTTCATTAGAGACTTGGTTGAAGATAAAATTGTCACTTTAGAGCATGTTCCGACTGAAAAGCAATTGGCGGATATATTTACCAAACCACTTGATGTTATCACGTTTGAGAAATtgagaggaaatcttgggatttgcctctttGAAGATGCATAGCAATTACCGCATCACTTTGCTCTAACGGCTAGTTTTCTCGTAACTACCAATAACTGCCGTTATGACATCATCATCATGATTGCTTCTCATCcactcaactgctatataatcatcaccaacGACCACTTTTCTATCTTACAATTGCTTGAGTGTTCTAATTGTGTAATTCTGATTCGTCCTTGCTCTATACTCTTCATCAATTTTTTAAATCTGCTTACTCTGCCAtatttcatcatgtctcaagTCTCAGGAAAGCAAGATTCCATCAAAGGCAAGATTGAGAAGACATCTTCTGGAGTCAAGGTTATGGGCTTGAATGCGCAATCCTACGCTCAATCCAAGAAGGCTTTTGCAAGAAAGGATTCAAGAACTCCTGCCAGCAAGCGCTACATGTCGAGTACGAGATCTCAGGGCACTCGTGACTCACCTGTGCTTGAGGATGTTTCTCATGAAATTTCCTCTGCGGATGAAGAGGCAGATGTTGAGACTTCTTCTCCTCAAACTGATGTTGATGTATCCAATGTGCTTGGTAAGGAGAATTCACCATCTCTAGATTCATCCTCTGAGTCCAAGAACTCAGAACCAGAGAATGAAGCTCACGAGGAGGTCTCTTATGAGGAGTCTACCAAATCTCCTCCATCTGTTTGTGAAATTTCAGATGCTGATGACTcagatgatgttcctctggcaagtgttgctgccagaatgaagaagaaaagaagggttcCTGTTGAAGACACCCCCTCTGGTTCACAAAAGAAGGCCAAATCCACTATGGATGTGAAGAGCAAAGGTAAACAAAAGGCTGTGGATTCCTGACACAAGAAGGTAAAGAAAACTGCTGCGAAGAAGAAAATTCCAAGGATTGATTTGGAATCTGAGTCTGATGTTGAAGTCAATGTTCAGGacattcaaacttctgaaaaGAAGAAATTCTCTGGTAAGCGAATTCCTTCAGATGTTCCTTCTTTTCCTATTGATAATGTTTCCTTTCATGCTGCTGAGAATGTTCTCAAGTGGAAATATGTTTGCAACCGCCGAATTGCAAAAGAAAGGGAGATTGGCAAGGATGTGCTTGAGTGTAAGATGATTGTTGCTCTCATTTACCGGGCTGGTCTAAGGAAGACAGTCATGGATATTTGAAAATGTTATGAGAAGCTAGTGAAAGTGTTCCTAGTTAATTTGACAGATGATGTTGGCGTTCCATGaagtgcagaattcaggaaagtttATGTGCGAGGAAAATGTGTAACTTTTTCTCCTGCTGTGATCAACCAAGCCCTTGGTAGAAGTGCTGTGGAGTTTGTTGAGGAAGCATTGTCTTTGGACAAGGTTGCCAAGGAACTCACTACTGGACAAGTGAAGAAGTGGCCTGCTAAGAAGCTTTTATCTACAGGGTtattgagtgtgaagtatgctattctaAACAGGATAGGAGTGGTGAATTGGATCCTTTCTCATCATACCTCTGCTGTTTCTGCAATTTTAGCCAAGCTGATCTACAAAATTGGAACTGagattgcttttgattttggctcTTTAGTGTTTGCTCAAACTTTAAAACATGCAGAAACCTGTGCTGTAAAGCTGCCCATTTCTTTTCCTTCACTCTTGACTGCTATCATCCTGAAGCAGCATCCTGATATTCTCAGAATGGATGATGTGGCTTTTCCTAAGGGCACCCCCATCACTTTGGATCATCGGTTGTTCCTGGATCcccatgtcctggacattgataTTCCATCTCGCAGGACATCAATTCCTGTTTCAATGTCTGCTGCTGGAACTCAAAGTGTGGTTGCTGAATTGGAGGATCTCTCAAAGGAGCTGCAGGTGTCTATCAAGGTTGCTACTGAGAGGAAATTGAAGGTGGATGCTTTGCTTCTCAAGCTTAAAGAGGAGGCCAGTCATGAGGATGTTGctgaggaggaaggatctgaagaacTTGCAGAGGAGACTTCATCTTCTGGCATTTAATAATGGTCCTTTGTTTGTTCTGTTTTGACTCATTGATTTGTTTTCAACCTTTGCCAAATTtttgctaaaaagggggagtagttagAAGGAAGTTAGAAGGTTGTTGTTGACGTTGATGATTTAACTTGTGAAGTTGTTGTTGAAGACTATgttttgtttgttgtttctGCTTCTGGTTTAGCAAAATTTTCAAGACAGTGTGACAGTGCTATGTTTGTTCAAGTTCTACTGGTGTTCTTGTCTAACTTGGAAGCTGATAATTGTGTGCTGCTATGGTTATGATTTATGTACTTCAAGCAGTTTTTATGTATGTTGTTGGATGCTtcgtttgagggggagttcctctATGTATGCGTATGAAGAAGCATTGTTTTGAGGGGGAATGTTGTTGTTAGTTCCGCTGCTGATTCTGTGTGTTTACCCTATCTGGTTATGAAGTTGTTTTTaggcaaaatttgacaaagggggagattgttgttccttttgtTGTCATGCATTTTGCTAAAAACAatctgatgtcgaagcagatgtcgtgacATCTGATTCTGTGAAGCCAGGACATTCATTCACTGGCTGGCGCCCATTGTGGGTCCCTTCTGTTATCTGTTAAAGATTTGGTTGTT
This is a stretch of genomic DNA from Lotus japonicus ecotype B-129 chromosome 1, LjGifu_v1.2. It encodes these proteins:
- the LOC130732692 gene encoding uncharacterized protein LOC130732692 translates to MSQVSGKQDSIKGKIEKTSSGVKVMGLNAQSYAQSKKAFARKDSRTPASKRYMSSTRSQGTRDSPVLEDVSHEISSADEEADVETSSPQTDVDVSNVLGKENSPSLDSSSESKNSEPENEAHEEVSYEESTKSPPSVCEISDADDSDDVPLVKKTAAKKKIPRIDLESESDVEVNVQDIQTSEKKKFSGKRIPSDVPSFPIDNVSFHAAENVLKWKYVCNRRIAKEREIGKDVLECKMIVALIYRAEFRKVYVRGKCVTFSPAVINQALGRSAVEFVEEALSLDKVAKELTTGQVKKWPAKKLLSTGLLSVKYAILNRIGVVNWILSHHTSAVSAILAKLIYKIGTEIAFDFGSLVFAQTLKHAETCAVKLPISFPSLLTAIILKQHPDILRMDDVAFPKGTPITLDHRLFLDPHVLDIDIPSRRTSIPVSMSAAGTQSVVAELEDLSKELQVSIKVATERKLKVDALLLKLKEEASHEDVAEEEGSEELAEETSSSGI